The DNA segment GCGGGCTCACCCGTTGACGAGATGGAAGCGCCGCGCGGCCAGCCGCACCACCTCCACCGGCAGCGAGGCCAGCCGGCTCACCGCCTTCGCGGCGTCGCCCAGCCCGCCCTGGATGGCCTGGAGCTGGCGCTGCGCCTCGTCCACCAGGTCCATCAGCCGCCCGCGAGGCGGCGGCTCCCGGGTGGGCGGCAGCGCGCCGATGGGCGCCGTGCCACCGATGACGGGCGTGGCCACCGGCTGGGCGGCGCGCTTGCTCTTCTTCGCCTTCGGCGCCTTGAACTCCGGGCCGTGGGAGAACTTGGCGTCAGGCTCGGGGCGGGCGAGCTCCTCCAGCTGTGCGGCCATCTGGTGGGCCGTGTAGAGCTCCTCCGTCTGGGCGAAGCGCTTGCCGTAGTGGATGCCGCCGTCGTTCTCCACCCCCTCCGGATGGGGCCGGGATTGCGCGACACGCTTCTTGTCCTGCCCACGCAGGCCGCGCTTCTCCTGGGGCAGCGTCTTCGGGACCTGGAAGTGGTCGAAGCTGTAGGAACGAGGCATCCGCGAATCTCCAATCAATCGAGTCCGTCGAGAAGCTAGGAAGCGCCCTCGGTCCCGGGTACGCCTTGACGGCACATGCCCTTCTCGCCCGCTCGCCCTCCGAGCTTCCGGACACGAGCGCGGCGCTCCCTGCCGTCCAAGTACCGACAATGTCAGGCAGTCAGCGGTCTCCCGTGGAGCAGGCAGCGGGGCGTGGGGAGGCAGGCGGCAGGGCGGGCGCTGTCCAAACTCTTTCCAACCGCGGGAAGAGGAGTCGCTTCCGTGGTGTAAGAACGGCCCATGCCTCCGCTCCCCGCCGGCCGGAAGTATTCCGCTTCCCCGTACCTGCTGCTCGCCCTGCTCGCCCTTGGTGCGAAGGCCCGGGCGTCCGAGACGTCCCCGGTGCCCGCCGCCGCGGCGCCCCGCCCGCCCGAGGCCCCGCCGCTGGCGGAGGGCCGCCCGCTCTTGACGCTGCAGCCTGGCGCGGCGAAGCCGGGAGACCCGGTGCTGGTGTCCGTGCGCGGCATGGCGGAGCTGCCCTCGGGCACGCTGGCCGGACGGCCGCTGCGCTTCTTCCCCTGGGGCGAGGGCTTCCTGGCCATCTCCGGCCTGCCGGTGGAGCAGGCCCCCGGCGCGGTCCCCGTCCAGGTGCTGGGCCCGGCCGCGCCCGGCGCGGCACCGGTGGAGCTGACCGGCACGCTGGACGTCATGGAGCCGGGCTACCCGGAGCGCGAGCTGAAGGTGTCCGGCAAGTACGTGGAGCCGCCGCCGGGGGTGAAGGCCCGCCTGGCCGCGGACCGCAAGGCCTTCGCGGCGGCCTTCTCGCAGCCGTTCACCGCGCCGCACTTCGGCCAGAACTTCGCGTGGCCGCGGCAGGACCGCATCACCGCGCCCTTCGGTGACCGGCGTACGTTCAACGGCAAGCTGTCCAGCCAGCACTTCGGCGTGGACATCGACGGGGACCCGGGCACGCCGGTGGTCGCCGCCAATGACGGCACGGTGGTGATGGCGCGCGACAACTACTCCGCCGGCAAGACGGTGGTGGTGCACCACGGCGCCGGGCTGTACACGACGTACTTCCACCTGTCCCGCATCGGTGTGAAGAACGGCGTGAGGGTGAAGCAGGGCCAGCGCCTGGGCCTCGTCGGCAGCACCGGCCGCGTCACCGGCCCCCACCTCCACTGGGGCGTGAAGGCGGATGGCCTCTGGGTGGACGGCGAGCCGCTGCTGCGCCTCGACTTCTTCCCGCCCGCCACGCCCGGCGTGGCCAGCGGCTCGACGCAGGTGGGGAGCCCCTAGCTCAGCGGTCGTTCCACTTCGGTGGCCGCTTCTCGAGGAACGCGGAGATGCCCTCGCCGGCGTCGTCGGCGAGCACATTCAGCGACAGCTGCGAGGCCAGGTACTCCAGCGCGGCGGGCAGCGGCAGGTCCTCCGCGGTGAAGAAGGCGCGGCGCCCCAGCGCCAGCACCGCCTGGCTCTTGCCGGCCAGCTTCCCCGCGAGCGCGCCCACCGCCGCGTCCAGCTCCGCGGCCGGCACCACGCGGTTGACGAGCCCCAGCGCCAGCGCGTCCCGCGCCGGCAGCCGGTCTCCCGTGAGCACCAGCTCCAGCGCCCGCTTGCGGCCCACGTGCCGCTGCAGGAGCGCCATCATCATCATCGGGAAGAGCCCCACGTCGATTTCCGGCGTGCCGAGCTCCGCGCCCTCCGCCGCCACGGCCAGGTCACACGCGAGCACCAGCCCCAGGCCTCCGGCCAGCGCGTGGCCGTTCACCCGCGCCACCGTGGGCTTGCGGGCCTCCTGGAACCGGGACAGCAGCCGCCCGTAGGAGCGGCGGCCCTCGTGCGTGGACAGGAAGCCCTCGTCGCCGGCCATCTGCCCCAAATCCCCCCCGGCGCAGAACACCTTCTCCCCCGCGCCGGTGAGCACCACCACGCGCACCGCGGGGTCCGCGTCCGCGCGCTCCAGGCCCGCCACCAGCCCGCGGACCACCGCCGGGGACAGCGCGTTGCGGGCCTTCGGCCTGTCGATGGTCAGGTGCGCTTGGGGGCCCTGGACTTCGTACCGGACTTCTCCGACGGCATCTCCGACTTCCACTCGGGCACCTCCGCACCGTGGGCGCCCGTCAGGACGCCGTAAAGGAAGGAGTCGGCGATCTGCGCCTTGGCCCGCTCCAGCGCGGCGACGTCGCGCGAGTCGGTGAGCCCCACGACGAAGGCGGTGAGCCCCATCTCGATGTTGCCGAAGAGGAGCGCCGAGGCCAGCTGCGGGTCCATGTCCGCGCGCAGCTCCCCGGCCTCCTTCGCCTGGCTGAACAGGCCCGAGCTCAGGCGGATGGCGTCCACGAAGGCCGTCTGCCGGTTGATGCGCGAGCCCGCCGGGCTGCGCGCAATCTCCAGGATGAGGACCTTCACCGCCTTGGGGTCCACGCGGTACGCCTCGAAGGCCACGTCGACGATGCCGCGCACCCGCTCCGCGAGCGTGCCCTCCGCCTCCACCACCGCGCGCACGCGCGTGACGAAGCCGCTCCAGCCGGTGTCGAACACCGTCTCCAGCAGCTCGTCCTTGTTCTTGAAGTAGTGGTAGACGAGGCCGTACGCGACGCCGGCCTCCTTGGCCACGTCCGCGATGCGGCAGCCGTGGTAGCCCTTGCGCGCGAACACGTCGATGGCCGCGCGCAGGATGGTGCGGCGGCGCTCGCTCTCACGCGAACCATTCTCCGCCGCCGGCTTGCTCTGCTGACCCACGACGTCCTCCACCGGCGGGTGATTCGCCAATCAACCGGTGGAGACCCTACGGAGGGAGGGCCCTGGGGTCAATGCCTTGTTGGGCCCTCCCGCCGGTCAGCGAACGTCGCCCGAGACGGGCGGCGCGCGCACCGGCACCTTGTGGCCGTCAATCTGGGCCGCCGTGTACTTGCAGGTCGCGTTCACCGTGAAGGCCACCGGTGGGTCGAAGGCGGGCGGCGGGGGGCTGGCGTCCGGGTTGTGCTTGTCGGTGATGACGTACTCCTCGACGTTGTAGGAGGGGTACGTGAAGGCAATCCCCGAGGCGAAGGGGTCCACGTTCACCGGGCCCTCCGCGCCGCCCTTGCAGCCGTCGTCATTGGCGTTCTGGGCGATGCGGTTGTACCAGGGGTCCGCCACCAGGAAGACGCTGCGCTTGGAGCCGAAGTGAGCGACCTGGATGGGCACGCCGGGCAGCGGGGAGATCTGCCGCACGGTGTCCTCCCGGTCCAGCTCGTGCGGCCAGCCCGTCCAGAGGACACGCTCCTGCACCCAGATGAGGGAGGAGGCGTCGAACTGGTTGTTCTTGCCGTTCCACTTGCCGTCGCCGTTGGTGTCGACGAAGCGCTCGTGCGGGTCCCACGTGCCGTTGTCGTTGTTGTCGACGAACGGCTCGGTCAGGTCGACGAAGGGCTCGCCCTGGTCGTACTGGCCGTTGTTGTTGTTGTCCTCGTACGCCTCCTCGCCGCTGGTGATGGCGACGAGGGAGACGAGGTTGTCGCGCGGGTTGTTGACCTTGCCCGGACGGATGGGGTCATTGCGGCGCGGCTCGGGGCGGGTGTTGTAGGGCTGGGCCGGCGTGCCGTGGGCCGCGACGGGGGAGGTCTCCCAGAGGAACGGGTGCATCCAGAGCGGCGCGATGTACTCGCCGGTGTGGGTGGCGTCGACCAGGGGCTGCCAGGTGAACTCACCCGGCTCCACGTCGTCCGGCAGCGGCAGCGAGGACTTGTAGAGCACCTCGGCGTTGCCCACCACGTCGGTGGCGGACACGGCGCTCGGGCCGATGGTGCCCGCCTCCGTGAGGAAGGAGACCTGGGCGCCGCCGATACCGTCGCCGTTGCGATCTCCCACGTGGGCGATGCAGCGCACCTTCACGCCGGCGATGAGGTTGCGGGTGTCGTCCCAGGCGCCAATGGCGTGGTGCGCACCGGAGGCGTCACCGGAGAACGAGCCGCACTGGAAGGTGAGCTGCCGCGAGCTGGAGTTGGTGCCGGCGAAGCTCACCACCGGGCTGACGGCCGTCTTCGTCTCGCCGTCGCCCGCGGCGGTGGCCACCACCACCACGGACGCCACGCGGCCGCCACGGGCCACCAGCTGCACGGAGACGATGCCGTCACCGGTGTTGGTGACGCCCTCGGTGGGAGACAGCTCCACGCCCGGAACGTCCGATTGAAGGGTGAAGGAGACCGGTGTGCCCGCCTGGGGCTGACCGCGAGAGTCCACCGCCCGGAACCGCAGGGTGGTGATTTCTCCCAGTCGCGGCTGGGCCGGAGACTGGTCCACGAACTCAAGTGTGGCAGGGGCCGGCGGCGAGCACGCCACAAACACCACGCTCGCGAAGGCCACCCATGGGGCCAGACCCGGACGCATCAGCGAAGACTCCTTGAAGATGAGGAAGGCGCGCTGTACGCACGCGGCGCACAGCGAATCCTCCGCATCTTCCCGGGCCACCTACCGTCCAGTCAAGGACAGGGCAGGAAGACCGGAGTCGACTTGCGTCCAGGCCTGGCGCCTGGAGGGGGATGTCAGGCGGCGGAACCGCTGAACATCACCCGAGCGACCCCCAACAGGCGGTCGACGTCCCGCGCGGTGAGGCCGCGGGCACGCGCGAAGTCAGAGAGGGGACGCAGCAGGTCCTCCGTCTGAGCAAGGGTCTGCTCCGTTCCCGTGAAGAGCTCGCCCAGGCTGACGCCCAGGGCGTTGGCAAGGGCCGCCAGCGTCTCCACATGGGGGACACGCTCGCCACGCTCAATCATGGAAAGGAACGACACACTGATTTGAGCCCGCTCCGCGAGCTCTTCCTGCGTCCAGCGCTCCGGCCGCTGCGTGCGAAGCTCGCGGATGCGCTGGCCAATTCGTTTTCCGAGGTCCGACACGAAGTACTTCTCCTGGCTGATTCGAGGTTGTTGGAACCACCACGCACGGCGGGTGATTCCTAGCCGCCGGAACCAAAGGACCCGAACCCGGCCACGCTGAGGTTGATCCCACCGAATTCCGGTGAGTCGGCTCCCCGGCGAAGCACCACCACCCCCTCGATACGCCAGCAGTCACACGCCGGCCCATACGAGAGGCCGAGAGTCTGCTGAGCGAGAGGCTGGTTTTCTTTGGTTGTTGGATCTTGGTAAAGCGGCTGCACATACGCTTCGTACCGCACTCCCAGCCCAAATCCGAGCGTCAAACGCGTACCCCCAATGAGGGTCTGAACCCGCTCGGCCGGAGGGAAGTCGGGTAGTTCGAACGAAGCGCTGCCTACCAGGGTATCAAGCCTGCGACGCACGGCGTCAGGGCCGATGGCCCGCGGACTGGCGCCCAGCTCGAGCCCCAGGTTGCTGGTCGTGAGGTAGTCATCGAACCGACCATAGAGCGCCGCGCCCTTGCCGTTGTCGATGTTGAAGTCCGCGCTCAGCTGCGTGATACGGCGCGTGTTGGGGTCGAAGCGGATCTGCCCACCCGCGGTGAGGACCCCCGCCCCGGCGCTGAAGCGGGCGAAGGTGTCTCGCAGCACCGGCCCGGTGGTGTCGGCCACCTTGCCCGCGGCGGGGGAATACCGGGTCAGGTCGAAGCCCTGCCCCAGGCGCAGGCGCACCGGCTCCCGGGCATCCGCTCCCCGCTTGAACCGCAGCGTCTGATCCACGGCCAGCACCGCGTGGAGGAAGCCCCGGGTGCGCCCGTTGGCCTGGAGCGGAACGGCGGCATCGATTTCGTCATAGGGCTGGGAAAACCCATCAGGGAGGGCGCCCGCCGAAGGAACGCTCCCCCACCCGCCAGGGACGTAGCGCAGCTCCAGCGACGGCGCGACGGCATGCCGGTAGACGGTGCCCCGCCCCTGCCACGTGGTCGCCACCTGGCTGTCCAGCAGCAGGCCGGCCAGGGGGTAGCCTCGCTGCCAGGTCCGGCCGGAGACCTCCCCCAGCCACACGTCCTGGCGCAGCCCGAGCGAGGGCGTCACGCGGGCGTAGTCGCCCAGGGCCCAGGACGTGGACAGCCGGGGGGTGAAGTCCAGCCGGTTGCGGGCCTCGCGGTCCGCAGAGTTGAAGATGCCATCGGACTGGGTGTCGTCCACGCTCCTCGTCAGAGTCCCCAGGCGGACGGAGTCGTTCGCGGCCCGGAAGACGCCGTCGACGCCCTCGTCACCAAAGCCCCCTCCCAGCGGGGCCAGGCGGGTGTACTCCACGCGCACCCCACCGAAAATGCCCCTTCCCAGGGGACGCTCGGGGAGGGCCAGGGTGATGCCGGGCAGGCGCTGGAAGGTGGAGGGGCCCTTCAGCTCCGGCTGGAGGGGGTCCGTCGCGGCCGGCACGCGATTGTCCTGGAAGAAGCGGTAGCCGAACCGGATGTCCTGGCGCAGAGACACGTCCAGGCCGAGGTAGCGGTCATCCTGGCGCTGGTAGACGGTGGCGGTGCTTCGCAGGTACGTGAACTCGCGCGCGAGGATGTCCGCGGTGAGGTCCCGCGTGTAGGCGCCATCGGAGACGAAGGACGCATCCACCCGGTCGTACCAGCCGCCGCCCAGGTCCTGCGAGTGCTGCCACGAGGCCTCGCCGCGCAGGCCGCGCTTCTCGTCCACCGGCGCCTGCAGGTTGTCCCGCAGGGGCCGGTAGTAGTTGAAGTCCCTCGGGTCCCTCACCGGCCGGCTGTCGTAGAGGAGCCCGAGCGTGGCACGGCCCCGGGTGCGCTCGCTGGGCACATAGCGGAGCTCCGTGAGCAGCCGGGGCCCCTGCACGCCATAGGCGGGCGGCTCGCGGACGTACACCTCGTCACCTTTCACAGCGGGGTCATCCACCGTCAGCCGGCTCACGTCTCCGGCACCGGTGAAGTAGCCCGGCGTGAAGGTGATGTCGTAGCTCTGCCCCAGGGTGAAGAAGACGGGCTGCTCCAGGCTGAAGCCGTTGAGGCCGGAGGAGGAGGGCTTGGGGATGAGCAGGCCCGAGCGCCGCTCCGCCAGGGGCAGGTAGAGCCACGGCAGCGCGAAGACGGGCACCGAGCGCACGTACACCACGGGCCAGGAGAGGGTGGCGCGCTCGCCGAGGACGACGTTGGCGGAGCTGGCCTCCACGCGCCAGCTGGGCTCACCGGGGCCGCACTCGCACGGGGTGAAGGCCAGGTCGTCCACGACGAAGGAGTTGGGCCCGGTGCGCTTGATGCGCGTGCCGCTGAGGATGACGGGCGTCTCCCCCATGGCGCGCAGCTCCTGCGGCGTCTTCGCCGTGAGCATGGCCTCCAGGGTGACGCCCCGCTTCTGCATGAAGAGGCCGCCCTCGAGGTTGGCCTCGAAGGAGCGGATGTCCACGCGCACCGAGTCCGCCACCGCGGCCATGCCGCCGGGACCCACGAACATGACGTTGCCGGTGGCGGTGGCCACCTGGTTGGCCTCGTCGTACGTCACCTCGTCGGCGCGCAGGAGCATGTCCCCCGTGCGCAGCTCGCAGTGGCCGCGCGCGAGGAGGACCTGCTTGTCGGCTTCGTAGGTGACGAAGTCCGCCGCCAGCTCCACCGTCTCCCCGGTGGGGAGCTGGACCTGGGTGGCCAGCGGAATCTGCGCCGTCGAGACGAGCAGCGCGGCGGCGAGCGGGACGAGGATGCTCATTCAGGGGCGCAGGGTATGCCGCGCCCGGTCCGCGCGGACGGCCCTTTTCACCGGCCTGTGCGCTGGAAGTCCAATGAAATGACGTTGCCGTCCTGGCGGGCCTGGTAGGGGGCCTGCTCCCGGAGCTGGATGGTGACGCGCACGCCGCGGCCGGCGGAGTCCGCGTCCACACGCGTCACCGGGGAGTTGAAGAAGGACGTGTCCAGCGGGCGGGTGTTGTTGCTCAGGTCGATGCGGGTGTTCTCCAGCTCCACCACCACCGTGCGGCCCTCCTCGCTCACCGTGTAGCGCACCGGCTCGTTGGCGCGGATGAAGACGCGGGAGCCGCCGGTCTGCTGCTGGAACCCGATGAGCGTCATCGTCTTGCGGCGCGAGGACACCTCCGCCGACGCGTCCGAGCCTCCGGACACCTCGCGGCGCGGGCGCTCGGCGGGCTCCGCCTTGGCGACGCGCGTCTCGCGGGCGGCCCGGGCCTCCTCCTGGCGCTGGCGGCGCTCCTCCGCGGCGGCCTCGGCGGCGGCGCGCTTCTCGTCGGCGGCGGCCTGGGCGGCGGCGCGGCGCTCCTGGGCGGCGGCCTCGGCGGCGGCGCGCTTCTCGTCAGCGGCGGCCTGGGCGGCGGCGCGGCGCTCCTCGTCGGTGCTCTTCGCCGAGGCGCGGGCCTCTTCCTGCTGGCGCTTCTTCTCGTCGGAGGCGGCCTGGGCGGCGGCGCGGCGCTCGTCCTCGGCGCTCTTCGCGGCGGCGCGGGCTTCCTCCTCCTGGCGCTTCTTCTCGTCAGCGGCGGCGGCGCGGGCCTCCTCCTCCTGGCGCTGGGCCTGGGCGCGGGCCTCCTCCTGGCGGCGGGCCTCGGCGTCGGCGTCCTGCTTCGCGCGGGCAGAGGCCTCGGCGGCGGCCTTCTCCTGGGCCTCGCGCTCGGCGCGGGCGGAGGCGGCGGCCTCGGCGGCGGCCTTCTCCTGGGCCTGGCGCTCCGCCTCGGCGGCCGCGGCGGCCTGGGCGGCCGAGCCGTCCGTGGTGGGCTGGGCGGCGGCCGTCGTCGGCTGCGCGGCCGGGGCGGCCTCGGGCTGCGCGGGCGCCTGCGCCACGGCCTGGCCTCCGCCACCGGCCACCCTCACGACGAGCTGGTTGCCGTTGGCCTGGATGTCCGTCTCCACCTCGCGCTCGTAGCCGATGAGCACGCGGGCGATGGCGGAGGCGTCCGAGCCGTAGCTGGCGGTGCGGATGCCCGTCACCGTGCCGTTGCCCACCGTGACTTCCTCCGGGACGCCGGAGAAGACGGCCTCGGAGATGTCGATGACGAGCCGCGGCGGGTCCGTCATGGTGAAGGTGGTGAAGTTGGGCTTCTTCGTGCCGATGATGGACACGGTGCCGCCATTCACCTGCACGCCGGTGATGGTGTTCACGTCCGCCGCCGGCGCCTGCGCGAGCGCCACCATGGGCACGAACACGACACCGAGCAGCCACACGGCAAAGGCCTTCATCACCCACTCCCCTTCACGTTGACAGAGGGCACGGATGCTAACACGCGCCCCCTGCCCTCCAACTTTCCGTCCGGACGAGAGTGTCCGGGCCCGTCACTTCAGCCGCGGGAGGC comes from the Pyxidicoccus xibeiensis genome and includes:
- a CDS encoding AMIN domain-containing protein — encoded protein: MKAFAVWLLGVVFVPMVALAQAPAADVNTITGVQVNGGTVSIIGTKKPNFTTFTMTDPPRLVIDISEAVFSGVPEEVTVGNGTVTGIRTASYGSDASAIARVLIGYEREVETDIQANGNQLVVRVAGGGGQAVAQAPAQPEAAPAAQPTTAAAQPTTDGSAAQAAAAAEAERQAQEKAAAEAAASARAEREAQEKAAAEASARAKQDADAEARRQEEARAQAQRQEEEARAAAADEKKRQEEEARAAAKSAEDERRAAAQAASDEKKRQQEEARASAKSTDEERRAAAQAAADEKRAAAEAAAQERRAAAQAAADEKRAAAEAAAEERRQRQEEARAARETRVAKAEPAERPRREVSGGSDASAEVSSRRKTMTLIGFQQQTGGSRVFIRANEPVRYTVSEEGRTVVVELENTRIDLSNNTRPLDTSFFNSPVTRVDADSAGRGVRVTIQLREQAPYQARQDGNVISLDFQRTGR
- a CDS encoding Ig-like domain-containing protein, whose translation is MRPGLAPWVAFASVVFVACSPPAPATLEFVDQSPAQPRLGEITTLRFRAVDSRGQPQAGTPVSFTLQSDVPGVELSPTEGVTNTGDGIVSVQLVARGGRVASVVVVATAAGDGETKTAVSPVVSFAGTNSSSRQLTFQCGSFSGDASGAHHAIGAWDDTRNLIAGVKVRCIAHVGDRNGDGIGGAQVSFLTEAGTIGPSAVSATDVVGNAEVLYKSSLPLPDDVEPGEFTWQPLVDATHTGEYIAPLWMHPFLWETSPVAAHGTPAQPYNTRPEPRRNDPIRPGKVNNPRDNLVSLVAITSGEEAYEDNNNNGQYDQGEPFVDLTEPFVDNNDNGTWDPHERFVDTNGDGKWNGKNNQFDASSLIWVQERVLWTGWPHELDREDTVRQISPLPGVPIQVAHFGSKRSVFLVADPWYNRIAQNANDDGCKGGAEGPVNVDPFASGIAFTYPSYNVEEYVITDKHNPDASPPPPAFDPPVAFTVNATCKYTAAQIDGHKVPVRAPPVSGDVR
- a CDS encoding enoyl-CoA hydratase/isomerase family protein; the encoded protein is MEVGDAVGEVRYEVQGPQAHLTIDRPKARNALSPAVVRGLVAGLERADADPAVRVVVLTGAGEKVFCAGGDLGQMAGDEGFLSTHEGRRSYGRLLSRFQEARKPTVARVNGHALAGGLGLVLACDLAVAAEGAELGTPEIDVGLFPMMMMALLQRHVGRKRALELVLTGDRLPARDALALGLVNRVVPAAELDAAVGALAGKLAGKSQAVLALGRRAFFTAEDLPLPAALEYLASQLSLNVLADDAGEGISAFLEKRPPKWNDR
- a CDS encoding LPS-assembly protein LptD, with protein sequence MSILVPLAAALLVSTAQIPLATQVQLPTGETVELAADFVTYEADKQVLLARGHCELRTGDMLLRADEVTYDEANQVATATGNVMFVGPGGMAAVADSVRVDIRSFEANLEGGLFMQKRGVTLEAMLTAKTPQELRAMGETPVILSGTRIKRTGPNSFVVDDLAFTPCECGPGEPSWRVEASSANVVLGERATLSWPVVYVRSVPVFALPWLYLPLAERRSGLLIPKPSSSGLNGFSLEQPVFFTLGQSYDITFTPGYFTGAGDVSRLTVDDPAVKGDEVYVREPPAYGVQGPRLLTELRYVPSERTRGRATLGLLYDSRPVRDPRDFNYYRPLRDNLQAPVDEKRGLRGEASWQHSQDLGGGWYDRVDASFVSDGAYTRDLTADILAREFTYLRSTATVYQRQDDRYLGLDVSLRQDIRFGYRFFQDNRVPAATDPLQPELKGPSTFQRLPGITLALPERPLGRGIFGGVRVEYTRLAPLGGGFGDEGVDGVFRAANDSVRLGTLTRSVDDTQSDGIFNSADREARNRLDFTPRLSTSWALGDYARVTPSLGLRQDVWLGEVSGRTWQRGYPLAGLLLDSQVATTWQGRGTVYRHAVAPSLELRYVPGGWGSVPSAGALPDGFSQPYDEIDAAVPLQANGRTRGFLHAVLAVDQTLRFKRGADAREPVRLRLGQGFDLTRYSPAAGKVADTTGPVLRDTFARFSAGAGVLTAGGQIRFDPNTRRITQLSADFNIDNGKGAALYGRFDDYLTTSNLGLELGASPRAIGPDAVRRRLDTLVGSASFELPDFPPAERVQTLIGGTRLTLGFGLGVRYEAYVQPLYQDPTTKENQPLAQQTLGLSYGPACDCWRIEGVVVLRRGADSPEFGGINLSVAGFGSFGSGG
- a CDS encoding M23 family metallopeptidase; translation: MPPLPAGRKYSASPYLLLALLALGAKARASETSPVPAAAAPRPPEAPPLAEGRPLLTLQPGAAKPGDPVLVSVRGMAELPSGTLAGRPLRFFPWGEGFLAISGLPVEQAPGAVPVQVLGPAAPGAAPVELTGTLDVMEPGYPERELKVSGKYVEPPPGVKARLAADRKAFAAAFSQPFTAPHFGQNFAWPRQDRITAPFGDRRTFNGKLSSQHFGVDIDGDPGTPVVAANDGTVVMARDNYSAGKTVVVHHGAGLYTTYFHLSRIGVKNGVRVKQGQRLGLVGSTGRVTGPHLHWGVKADGLWVDGEPLLRLDFFPPATPGVASGSTQVGSP
- a CDS encoding TetR/AcrR family transcriptional regulator produces the protein MGQQSKPAAENGSRESERRRTILRAAIDVFARKGYHGCRIADVAKEAGVAYGLVYHYFKNKDELLETVFDTGWSGFVTRVRAVVEAEGTLAERVRGIVDVAFEAYRVDPKAVKVLILEIARSPAGSRINRQTAFVDAIRLSSGLFSQAKEAGELRADMDPQLASALLFGNIEMGLTAFVVGLTDSRDVAALERAKAQIADSFLYGVLTGAHGAEVPEWKSEMPSEKSGTKSRAPKRT
- a CDS encoding helix-turn-helix domain-containing protein, whose amino-acid sequence is MSDLGKRIGQRIRELRTQRPERWTQEELAERAQISVSFLSMIERGERVPHVETLAALANALGVSLGELFTGTEQTLAQTEDLLRPLSDFARARGLTARDVDRLLGVARVMFSGSAA